The Bacteroidota bacterium DNA segment ACGATAAAATCTATAACACTAAACTTATATTTGAATTTTTGGAACTGCCCTAAATTTGTTTGCAACTGTCCGGGTGGTGGCATTTTACCCCCCATCGGTATATAGTCGGATAAGATATTATAGGCTTCGTCCCGCCACACATCTTTTATTGACGATTCCGGATGTTGCTGCATGTAAGGATGGCTGCCGTCCATTATAGATGATGCCATTTCCTTCAGCTTCTCTTCGCACTCATAACTCAGCACGCCGGCAACTGTGAACGCCTCAGCGTTAAAATTTTTAAGCAGGTCTTTATCGGCTTTCGAGTATGAGATATTGAATAAACCTCCTTTGGCGGATTCCGTAAACAACCGCAGTAAAACTTTTTTATTAAGTTTAACTACATCACCGATACCTTTACGGTATCCTTTGGCTATACCTTCAGCCAACGTCCTGCTTATTTCACCGTAAACCAATATCATTTGTTATCCTTCATCTCGGCAAGAATTTCGGCAATATAATCGTCAATGTTTTTTTTCTTAATGAGGTTGGTCTCAGAAAACTCAACCGCAGGCGGGTTGGGCGTAAACGAATCCGGTTTTTCTACCAACGTTGCTCCGAACAAAACTTCTGCGTCTTCCTTACTTATGCCTAATCCCAACTGGGCTAACTTTGTCAATAAGTCAGCCTTTTTTAATTTATAGTCAATATCCTCTTCCTGCGTAAACGAAAATTTAGGATAATTACTGACTGATGCAAAATTTATATCAAGAAGCTTTTTAATAAGCTGATTTACGGCTCTGGTTATTAACGACAGGTCTCCCGCCTTAATATCATACCTTACGTAGTTCCCTACAATTGCCTTGGCATAGCTGCCGCCTTGCCCGGTATCCGTGGTCATTGCCTGCCCTAAAGTGCGGATACTCATCTCGTCATTCCAATATTTAACATAATTACTGTAAATATCGGATGACGATAGTTTGTTGCTGTCGTTTAATAAATCGACAGTTGCCGTATTGGGAATTACGGCTTTAAACAGGTTCCCAAAATTTTTAACGGCATTAATTAAAGCATCTCTATCCGGCTTACTCATCAGTGGGTCGTATTTTCCTATTACGCCCGGCGTTGCAAATCGCTCAAGGTAAATGCTCCAGTCTTTTAACCCATAGTTTTTAAAGAAGTATCCCCAAATAAGACTATCTATTAAACCGTTCATTAGCCCGTTATCCTCGTTCCCGTCGAAACTATAAACCTCAAACAAATACAGCGGGTCAATGTCAAAGTAAGGCAGCTTAACATTATCGCTATTTGCCTGCCACCTTAATTCGTGTGTGTCTACGCGGTTTAGGTCTAATATTTTTATCCCCTTATCGTAACAAGCTAAATAATTTGGAAGCATCTTTACCTCCGTTAAGTAATATTTGTAGCCCGAAACTTCATAACTTAGCTGAAAAACAGACTGTCCTTGAATTTGTGCCTCTACAATATCACTTATAAACTGGTCAAACCCAATATTATTAAAGTTTTCATTTACGAAATCAACAAGGGGCTTGTCCTCGCCCTCGATATTCCAGTCGTGTGCTAATACCGACAGCTTCCGCGTTTGGCATAGCCCCGCAATACGAAGATCCTTGCGGCGGATTTCTTCAAAAAGAAGGGCTTTAAAGAAATTTAAACCCTTTCTCGCTGCATCAAGGTAATGTTTTATATTCTCGGACGTTAAACTTGCAAACTCTTCCGAGTAATATTTGAACATTTTTTTTATTTCAGAATTATTATCAAATATTTGTGTGTCTAATATCACAATTCGCTTACTTTTTGTCATATATTTACCTTTTGCATACTTTTTTAATCAGCTTTTTCGCTCATATTTGAGTTATAAGCCATTATTATTTTTTAGGGGTATCTTTTGCCGTCTAAAAAATAGTTCATCGAATTCAACTTTTTTGCTCTGTAGGAAACTTCCAGGAAACTTTTTACCCCCTGTAGGAAACTTTTTTCAACTTTACCCCCCTATTATTCAACTTATTCAACTTTTTTGCTCTGTAGGAAACTTCCAGGAAACTTTTTTTTAGGTATAATCGTTTATTCCAACTCAGAAACAACGTTTTCCTTAAAAATTGTGTTATTTTTTTTGATTTAAAAATAGTGAAAACCTTTTATAACTCATTTTTGGGCGATTTATAATTTAACTGACAGACTCCGCCCGCCGAAGCCGGCGGAGAACCGAACAGATAGAAGGAAACTTAAAACGTATTTCTGTCAAAAACATTGTTTTGCGACTCAAAGTAGATACCTTTCTTTATATTATCGCTTGGTAGAGGCAAATTTGCCTTATGGGCGGCTATATCCTTCAAAAAGTTTAATGCAGCGTCGTATTTATCCTTTACCCGCTCAGGTATTTCGTTATACT contains these protein-coding regions:
- a CDS encoding DUF935 family protein, which gives rise to MTKSKRIVILDTQIFDNNSEIKKMFKYYSEEFASLTSENIKHYLDAARKGLNFFKALLFEEIRRKDLRIAGLCQTRKLSVLAHDWNIEGEDKPLVDFVNENFNNIGFDQFISDIVEAQIQGQSVFQLSYEVSGYKYYLTEVKMLPNYLACYDKGIKILDLNRVDTHELRWQANSDNVKLPYFDIDPLYLFEVYSFDGNEDNGLMNGLIDSLIWGYFFKNYGLKDWSIYLERFATPGVIGKYDPLMSKPDRDALINAVKNFGNLFKAVIPNTATVDLLNDSNKLSSSDIYSNYVKYWNDEMSIRTLGQAMTTDTGQGGSYAKAIVGNYVRYDIKAGDLSLITRAVNQLIKKLLDINFASVSNYPKFSFTQEEDIDYKLKKADLLTKLAQLGLGISKEDAEVLFGATLVEKPDSFTPNPPAVEFSETNLIKKKNIDDYIAEILAEMKDNK